One Torulaspora globosa chromosome 5, complete sequence DNA window includes the following coding sequences:
- the GEP4 gene encoding phosphatidylglycerophosphatase (ancestral locus Anc_5.403), whose product MNASGTLNFFRLIWNPRLCMPHIWIATFNDLPVPINASIKAVVLDKDNCFAYPEDNKVWPAYREKWEQLKRQYPGKRLLIVSNTAGSNDDKGYKEAEKLEAITGVPVLRHATKKPGCRDEVIQYFTKNGVVSNPSEIAVVGDRLFTDIMMANQMGAYGVWVQDGVRKSTSSISRFEKTLYNYLKI is encoded by the coding sequence ATGAATGCCAGTGGTACGTTGAACTTTTTCCGGTTAATATGGAATCCAAGGCTTTGTATGCCGCATATTTGGATAGCGACGTTTAATGACTTGCCAGTGCCTATCAATGCCAGCATCAAGGCTGTTGTGTTGGATAAGGATAATTGTTTTGCGTATCCCGAAGATAATAAAGTGTGGCCCGCGTATCGGGAGAAGTGGGAACAGCTGAAAAGACAGTACCCTGGCAAGAGGCTTCTCATTGTTAGCAATACTGCTGGCTCAAACGACGATAAAGGCTATAAGGAGGCAGAAAAATTGGAGGCTATAACTGGAGTACCTGTTCTGAGGCACGCAACCAAGAAACCCGGATGCAGAGATGAAGTGATACAGTACTTTACCAAGAACGGTGTTGTCAGCAATCCCTCTGAGATCGCGGTGGTAGGTGACAGACTGTTTACAGACATCATGATGGCAAACCAAATGGGGGCTTATGGAGTTTGGGTCCAAGACGGTGTTAGAAAGTCAACGAGTTCAATCTccagatttgaaaaaaccTTGTACAACTATTTAAAAATATAA
- the BIG1 gene encoding Big1p (ancestral locus Anc_5.404): MTTLLTSCTSSPGIVHYGEEDTTDVSLSLERFSAISRQLLAYCNSDAYVFINLPGITIDDFSEYKKEFTSLQRYIHSASTAVSFDRVDTPSNATFSELIEYVSDQCRIDRFLVIEGDAADGYEPYIDAAGRILRIDFLMLPEDQDLRRQAIIDFDKSLRTILAQIPSPAHTVILTAVGPSEAPERSLAVPARPIFPEVLLDPAKRQEIEKNDHDLKMPRHFNEPRPKFSEPQLRYMTAFDSEFISKNYDLIRLIVTSLIGFLLIQLLVKSRTEQTGKPDTRQGKATSKVSEPQQGDESTKNANQEAPASKAKKLSGDREIEN; the protein is encoded by the coding sequence ATGACAACGTTACTAACCTCCTGTACAAGTTCTCCTGGAATCGTCCACTATGGCGAGGAGGATACCACCGATGTGAGCCTTTCCCTCGAGAGGTTTTCCGCAATCTCGAGGCAACTGCTCGCCTATTGCAATTCAGATGCCTacgtcttcatcaatctcCCAGGAATCACGATTGATGACTTTTCAGAGTATAAGAAAGAATTCACGAGTCTCCAACGATATATTCATTCTGCCTCGACAGCAGTAAGCTTCGATAGGGTTGACACTCCTTCAAATGCTACGTTTAGCGAACTGATCGAATACGTAAGCGACCAGTGCAGGATTGACAGGTTCTTGGTTATCGAGGGCGACGCTGCTGACGGCTATGAGCCCTACATTGATGCAGCCGGAAGAATTCTGCGCATTGACTTCCTAATGCTCccagaagatcaagatcttcgCCGCCAGGCAATCATAGACTTCGATAAGTCGCTGAGGACAATCCTAGCCCAGATCCCGTCGCCAGCCCACACGGTCATACTCACTGCAGTGGGTCCGAGCGAGGCCCCTGAGCGAAGCTTAGCAGTTCCAGCGCGTCCAATCTTCCCTGAAGTGCTGCTCGACCCTGCCAAGAGGCAAGAAATAGAAAAGAACGACCACGATCTAAAGATGCCCCGTCACTTCAACGAGCCACGCCCCAAGTTCTCAGAGCCTCAGCTACGTTATATGACGGCATTCGACAGCGAATTTATCTCAAAGAACTACGACTTGATCAGGCTCATCGTAACCTCGCTCATTGGTTTCCTTTTGATACAGCTTTTGGTCAAGTCCAGGACAGAACAAACGGGTAAGCCAGATACTCGTCAAGGGAAAGCTACCAGCAAGGTCAGCGAGCCGCAACAGGGCGACGAGTCTACGAAGAATGCCAACCAAGAAGCCCCCGCAAGCAAAGCGAAGAAGTTATCGGGAGATCGCGAGATCGAAAACTAA
- the ATP22 gene encoding Atp22p (ancestral locus Anc_5.405) gives MLWACRRFGNSQLAGRLRWKSTATSAVPTNEKDVQKAASNIDEIYQLVNQVTTRDLSGERPIPLLKLGGMIDSIANGHEMRRVRNKLQRKFGMSYNTVFTSLLRVVADPSLFKMSMFRRLGWKQYYSFVNALRSTIGDRGLSNDQKKQKLYRIISFQHDLFPKASEKAGYLIPTDVHQWFWENLPRDESFNHLYFLIKNDVLLSSCPYVWNFSKRLMQGSELEMQLATFEIFFHDKAHQGTFQQKFGKLHSFYAMNKLVNKVLSGKDFRFIKLYLSSLLQKMESLKEDGDRPDTKSKKTLFIRFSNTLLFYLSQTGNVEMFLQTFEISLQYMRKARLLKDARFMQEYLNPSFHFILKLLRQKGLQEQVFHFIRVIQRVIRRRDPKFSTRVVGELVSSLRSFNDPKLSCEYILSAFNIKQTAALLNDLGLWGAIFHENSAKLSQRMLEAETKVQEKIFPRSLQIEGTPSIPILTELYRVLLSTCARTMGHEMYQGIILELYSSYKKALEDHRFPTAKHDTGILSVFLYHIRLELNNSKLAFEVLKDFYSQKFASSVRCTTKSCPFSYVVYKNYDLTQSDLSHLLHLMQLNRVPLQFRFCTAMVLRYLKLGNVTEAYLWYRKILHAGFEVDHFVLIKAITANGWEYPKNFDMSLLHRIDQRTLDSNEDALFLGESNELDDPNAISARGEDSLLRAINLVEELRGPKANSSPI, from the coding sequence ATGCTATGGGCTTGTCGACGGTTCGGCAATTCGCAGTTGGCGGGGCGTTTAAGGTGGAAAAGCACAGCAACGTCTGCTGTACCAACGAACGAGAAAGATGTGCAAAAAGCGGCTTCCAACATAGATGAGATCTATCAGCTCGTTAATCAAGTGACTACCCGAGATCTTTCTGGGGAAAGGCCAATACCACTTTTGAAGTTGGGAGGAATGATCGATTCAATAGCCAACGGGCATGAGATGCGAAGAGTGAGAAACAAGCTTCAACGAAAGTTTGGCATGTCCTATAACACGGTGTTCACTAGCTTGTTGAGAGTTGTGGCTGATCCCAGCTTGTTCAAAATGTCGATGTTCCGTAGGTTGGGGTGGAAGCAATATTACTCTTTTGTCAATGCTTTGAGATCGACAATTGGCGATAGAGGCCTGTCCAATGaccagaagaagcaaaaacTTTATCGGATTATCTCGTTTCAACACGATCTGTTCCCGAAAGCTAGTGAGAAAGCAGGTTATTTGATACCTACCGATGTGCACCAGTGGTTTTGGGAAAACTTGCCCAGAGATGAGTCGTTTAATCACCTCTACTTCCTGATCAAAAACGACGTGCTCCTTTCTTCCTGCCCGTACGTgtggaacttttccaagAGACTGATGCAAGGGTCAGAACTAGAGATGCAACTAGCTACTTTCGAGATCTTCTTTCATGATAAGGCGCATCAAGGCacttttcaacaaaagttTGGCAAGCTCCATAGCTTTTACGCGATGAACAAGCTTGTCAATAAAGTCCTCAGCGGCAAGGACTTTAGATTTATTAAATTGTATCTATCTTCTTTGTTACAGAAGATGGAATCGCTGAAGGAAGATGGAGATCGTCCGGATACAAAGTCGAAAAAAACGCTTTTTATTCGATTTAGTAACACGCTGTTGTTTTACCTTTCGCAAACGGGAAACGTCGAGATGTTCTTACAGACATTTGAGATCAGTTTGCAGTACATGCGCAAAGCCCGCTTACTAAAAGACGCCAGGTTCATGCAGGAATATCTAAACCCATCTTTCCATTTCATCTTGAAGCTACTCAGACAGAAGGGTTTACAAGAGCAGGTTTTTCATTTTATCCGAGTAATCCAGCGGGTGATTCGGAGAAGAGATCCGAAGTTCAGTACGCGGGTTGTAGGGGAGCTTGTGAGCTCACTGAGGTCTTTTAACGATCCCAAATTAAGCTGTGAATATATTCTTTCAGCATTCAACATTAAGCAGACTGCGGCATTGCTAAATGATCTAGGTTTATGGGGAGCTATTTTCCACGAGAACTCAGCGAAGCTATCTCAGCGAATGCTAGAAGCAGAAACCAAAGTTCAGGAAAAAATATTTCCCCGTTCGTTGCAGATCGAGGGGACTCCTTCGATACCGATTTTAACGGAACTGTACAGAGTTCTGCTCTCGACATGCGCCAGAACAATGGGGCACGAAATGTATCAAGGCATTATTTTGGAGCTATACTCATCGTATAAGAAAGCTCTAGAGGATCATAGGTTTCCAACGGCAAAGCATGATACAGGTATCCTTTCAGTCTTTCTCTATCACATTCGCCTGGAACTGAATAATTCGAAGCTGGCTTTTGAAGTCCTCAAGGATTTTTACTCTCAGAAATTTGCTTCGAGCGTCAGATGCACAACCAAGTCATGTCCGTTCTCATACGTCGTCTACAAGAACTACGACTTGACGCAATCAGATCTGTCCCACCTACTCCATCTCATGCAACTCAATAGGGTACCATTGCAGTTCCGCTTTTGCACTGCAATGGTTCTAAGATACCTGAAGCTAGGAAACGTGACGGAGGCTTACTTATGGTATAGAAAGATCCTTCATGCTGGTTTTGAAGTGGATCACTTCGTTCTTATCAAGGCTATCACCGCAAATGGGTGGGAATATCCAAAAAATTTCGACATGTCTCTATTGCATAGAATAGATCAACGGACGCTGGACTCCAATGAAGATGCATTATTCCTGGGGGAGAGCAACGAGCTTGATGACCCGAACGCCATTTCCGCAAGAGGCGAGGATTCACTCCTCAGGGCTATCAATTTAGTGGAAGAACTGCGAGGGCCAAAGGCCAACAGCTCTCCTATATAG
- the KIC1 gene encoding putative serine/threonine protein kinase KIC1 (ancestral locus Anc_5.406) — MKKSIGGDSGNEIPAKMDQDIGSLFKRSEIIGRGKFGVVYKGYHVRTKQVYAIKVLNLDSDEDEVEDVQREIQFLASMKQVPNITHYYGSYLKDTSLWIIIEYCAGGSLRTLLRPGKIDEKYIGVIMRELLMALKYIHKDNVIHRDIKAANVLITNDGQVKLCDFGVAAQLNQTRSRRQTMAGTPYWMAPEVIMEGVYYDTKVDIWSLGITAYEIATGNPPYCEVEALRAMQLITKSKPPRLEGRNYSALLKEFIALCLDEDPKARLSAEELLKTKFIKTHKATSSALLKQLISRYLLFRDNKKKTRESVFLADEDPRADHKKYLQNDQLNGKTSEDSSDFEVDVKWDFDSLSSADYIIENDINLEEIPEGSAYDWASAQDQHNYAYPDEDQFYCYPTNNNNGKVYQGTTMGKTQPGTMLYNSTLNAPLSHNNTTGNFPTRMMKSVRTNPTVGTGSHTNSGGAKRSEMKVPKKLSELFEKVEQTNENIPGEPELSRINRNVSHLHMGSLPEDTAALPVSELPAVRPHVGAINNGNFHSQSTPVLPVIQTKFSKATKGPPTAVTTAPTPIEIEIPEELPTTTAAGSSNSDALAASHTKPRSSTVSTPGPTSHPKAPGISRRLTVGTAVAPVSSNRGIDEKPKKMSNSPNDNAESNTLSSNVANIASSGPSNKLPLKSPSPTRSYTNLGSSPTKRPGNSPTTGTAQPPTMKALGNAGENKDPLLQPINTNLHISNEIHNSMADKETSRVNRDFKRNNPNLKLQMPLPTSVVPHKLLDPSSSAVAATGSNNGPAGENINQFGFNTSSASNIPVSMTPINEKHIDWGKKPKRGPSISNRKNSQNADISISTSTSGPTMSVNGAQSTVPLNTGPMSSSSLSVASMFPNGSSASVTASGQQSSQINALGATNSTSNAISNTNASTVSGNLHSPTVLQPPPSTINMGIFLDVDANMPDSNSWVDKKPLVLHELEALLKMYEEGLPVIENALKKQLISAEVAQGDH, encoded by the coding sequence atgaagaaatcgatcGGTGGCGACAGTGGCAATGAGATACCTGCCAAGATGGATCAGGATATTGGATCACTATTTAAGAGAAGTGAGATAATCGGACGCGGAAAGTTTGGAGTGGTGTACAAGGGATACCATGTTAGAACTAAGCAGGTTTACGCGATTAAAGTACTCAATCTGGACTCagacgaagatgaagtcGAAGACGTCCAGAGGGAGATTCAATTTCTTGCGTCGATGAAGCAAGTTCCCAACATCACACATTACTACGGATCATATCTCAAGGATACTAGTTTATGGATCATTATCGAGTATTGCGCAGGTGGCTCCTTGCGTACGCTTCTGCGACCCGGGAAGATCGATGAGAAGTACATCGGCGTGATCATGCGGGAGCTCTTGATGGCGCTGAAATATATTCACAAGGACAACGTTATTCACCGTGACATAAAGGCGGCCAATGTGCTGATAACGAATGATGGGCAAGTGAAACTTTGCGATTTTGGGGTGGCAGCTCAGCTTAATCAGACGCGTTCCAGAAGACAGACTATGGCAGGCACGCCGTACTGGATGGCGCCTGAAGTGATAATGGAGGGTGTGTACTACGATACGAAGGTTGATATCTGGTCATTGGGTATCACGGCTTATGAGATTGCCACAGGAAACCCACCATATTGCGAGGTCGAGGCACTTCGGGCAATGCAACTCATTACGAAATCGAAGCCTCCGAGGCTGGAGGGTAGAAACTATTCGGCGTTGCTCAAAGAATTTATCGCTTTATGTCTCGATGAAGATCCCAAGGCAAGACTGTCAGCCGAGGAGCTGCTAAAGACAAAGTTCATTAAGACTCATAAGGCAACTTCCTCTGCATTGCTAAAGCAACTAATTTCAAGGTACTTATTGTTCAGGGAtaacaagaagaagacacGAGAAAGCGTCTTCTTGGCTGACGAAGATCCAAGAGCCGATCACAAAAAATATTTGCAAAATGACCAGCTGAATGGGAAGACTTCCGAGGACAGTTCAGATTTCGAGGTCGATGTAAAATGGGATTTCGACTCCTTAAGCTCGGCCGACTACATAATAGAAAATGATATTAATCTCGAGGAGATACCAGAAGGCTCCGCTTATGATTGGGCAAGCGCACAAGATCAACACAATTATGCATATCCAGACGAAGATCAATTTTACTGTTATCCCACCAATAATAATAACGGGAAAGTGTATCAGGGCACTACGATGGGTAAAACCCAACCAGGTACCATGCTCTACAATTCAACATTAAACGCGCCGCTATCCCATAATAACACTACGGGCAACTTCCCCACcagaatgatgaagagcGTACGAACAAATCCAACTGTGGGGACAGGATCGCACACTAACTCTGGTGGTGCAAAAAGGTCAGAGATGAAAGTTCCCAAAAAGCTTTCagagctcttcgaaaaggTTGAACAGACGAACGAAAATATCCCCGGTGAACCTGAACTGTCAAGAATCAACCGAAATGTATCACATTTGCATATGGGAAGCTTGCCAGAAGATACAGCAGCTCTTCCGGTTAGCGAGCTGCCAGCTGTGCGTCCTCATGTTGGTGCGATCAACAACGGAAATTTTCACAGCCAAAGTACTCCTGTTCTACCGGTCATTCAGACAAAATTCAGCAAAGCTACAAAGGGCCCTCCAACAGCCGTTACCACGGCCCCAACTCCGATAGAAATTGAGATTCCTGAGGAGCTCCCGACAACTACAGCGGCTGGTTCTTCCAATTCAGATGCGCTTGCTGCTTCGCATACCAAGCCAAGATCATCTACTGTTTCAACTCCTGGGCCGACTTCTCACCCAAAGGCGCCAGGTATATCGCGGCGACTCACCGTCGGCACCGCTGTAGCGCCCGTTTCTAGTAATCGAGGAATTGATGAAAAGCCTAAAAAGATGAGCAACTCTCCTAACGATAATGCGGAATCGAATACCTTGTCTTCGAACGTTGCTAACATAGCATCAAGCGGACCCAGCAATAAGCTTCCCTTAAAATCTCCATCTCCCACAAGGTCATATACAAATCTTGGTTCTTCCCCAACGAAAAGGCCTGGAAATTCACCGACTACAGGAACTGCTCAACCGCCAACTATGAAAGCTCTAGGCAATGCTGGTGAAAATAAGGACCCGCTTCTGCAGCCTATTAATACTAACTTGCATATCAGTAACGAAATTCACAACTCTATGGCAGATAAAGAAACAAGCCGGGTCAATAGGGATTTCAAGCGGAACAACCCAAATCTGAAGCTCCAAATGCCGCTTCCGACTAGTGTGGTTCCACACAAACTACTGGATCcgtcttcatctgctgtGGCGGCCACAGGAAGTAATAATGGCCCTGCGGGGGAGAACATCAATCAGTTTGGCTTCAATACAAGCAGTGCATCTAATATCCCGGTCTCAATGACGCCGATAAATGAGAAACATATTGACTGGGGCAAAAAACCTAAGAGAGGACCCAGCATAAGCAATAGGAAGAATTCGCAGAACGCCGATATTTCGATATCGACTTCGACTTCTGGTCCAACGATGAGTGTCAATGGAGCTCAGAGCACAGTGCCGCTGAATACCGGGCCGATGAGTAGTAGCAGCCTGAGCGTGGCGTCTATGTTCCCCAACGGTTCATCAGCAAGCGTGACCGCCTCAGGCCAGCAGTCCTCACAAATCAATGCCTTAGGTGCGACCAATTCGACCAGCAATGCGATTAGTAATACGAATGCGAGCACCGTGTCCGGAAATTTGCATTCTCCTACTGTATTACAGCCACCTCCATCCACGATTAACATGGGAATCTTCCTCGATGTTGACGCTAACATGCCCGATTCTAATAGTTGGGTAGACAAGAAACCTCTAGTACTGCATGAATTAGAAGCGCTGCTAAAGATGTATGAAGAGGGATTGCCAGTAATAGAAAATGCACTTAAGAAACAACTGATTTCTGCAGAAGTCGCACAGGGAGACCACTAG
- the SBE22 gene encoding Sbe22p (ancestral locus Anc_5.407) produces the protein MSINTKRLGTLKEEESAGGSLTSHMLNHVSQDCEHNAKQETLKGGRIGSPYVSGANGGSALPKSRCASISSNSVSTNSKTVGLGIARRPSDNLLLNMTALEDDIKKLDEEAVALSTNFGLPPPRKNFAAKAEKNDRPISNDSIATRTTELFSSATSDVNSGSSSVENENDTESKECRDELNDSRSSTDNESDSETCSVENLSLSTHCNETIRSGTKGHPDAVQRTRYFFNNGSKATSQISLAGSTSTITSPVETANDGALQRHSLPAASPLYFQVNSTSAILPSKGRLTPSQRYRLRKAQNETALRKSIRRKEKFYEEQDRSSELRDDLENILIWNIPVASTSTNSFLTSSKENRRSRNMPSDSSLSRTKNSDDHFAAHRLPYLDYHEMPTSPIPGVNNTTDFQYMQQATQNLSSVYLHSSDRLSQSKLCERTASADFLPIEFKAASDLGLEDLKLVSEDKLEVTSHSRPSWLPPKDPQERKLHEEQISKSTSMASIEQLDRNKESQEKAIRDETNRQKYVLLLARDITRNSSLRDLKKLIWETAFSDETRNQAYNDVLQSNARTITGEFLEPFEDMMRLLNEMDFPKGKEAEIEQLIKVGVRCKIAGKDGVPKELALMLKLKSISQQGLQCGDELLFHHFLSSKSFSSLEQVWDAVNLVQMTCFNDHCKEKFNSRILNSRGIVAHYLLRGDDFKDEFNASCLNSSTWWNLMERVDHALFMWIIDIIVVANSQCFKKVPVSKQNTKDKGWEDYRAKHVVVNYKILLSLVLNVLLNYHFGFNDLKSLSSLDDSNFCIPMPMDHLLDTDSVNQIFVRKWLHYFKKF, from the coding sequence ATGAGTATCAACACTAAAAGGCTCGGCACAttgaaggaggaagagTCAGCAGGCGGTAGTCTAACCAGCCACATGTTGAATCATGTGTCGCAAGACTGTGAGCACAATGCCAAGCAAGAAACCTTGAAAGGAGGTCGCATAGGTTCACCGTACGTCAGCGGAGCCAACGGTGGCTCAGCATTACCGAAATCGAGATGTGCAAGTATTTCGAGCAATAGTGTCAGTACTAATAGCAAGACGGTTGGACTGGGGATTGCTAGACGACCCAGCGATAACCTGTTATTAAATATGACTGCCTTGGAAGACGACATCAAAAAGCtagacgaagaagcagtgGCTTTGAGTACTAATTTTGGGCTGCCGCCACCGAGGAAGAACTTCGCGGCAAAAGCTGAGAAAAATGACCGACCCATCTCAAACGATTCGATCGCTACTAGAACCACTGAGCTTTTTTCATCTGCCACATCAGATGTCAATTCGGGAAGTTCATCTGTTGAGAACGAAAATGACACTGAAAGCAAGGAATGCAGAGATGAGTTAAACGACAGCAGGAGCTCTACGGATAACGAGTCGGATTCTGAAACCTGCTCCGTGGAGAACTTATCACTAAGCACTCATTGTAACGAAACAATTCGCTCTGGCACAAAGGGGCACCCCGATGCAGTCCAAAGAACTAgatatttcttcaacaacGGAAGCAAGGCAACGTCACAGATCTCCCTGGCTGGAAGTACTAGCACAATAACCTCGCCAGTAGAGACCGCAAATGATGGTGCGTTGCAACGGCATTCATTACCGGCTGCATCGCCGCTTTACTTCCAGGTAAACAGCACATCGGCTATCTTACCCAGCAAAGGACGGTTGACACCGTCACAAAGGTACCGACTACGGAAAGCTCAAAATGAAACTGCTTTGAGGAAATCGATCAGAAGGAAGGAAAAGTTTTACGAAGAACAGGACAGAAGCTCGGAATTACGGGATGACTTAGAGAACATACTAATTTGGAATATTCCAGTAGCATCGACTTCAACCAATTCATTTTTAACCTCGTCGAAAGAGAATCGGAGATCTCGTAATATGCCCTCGGACAGCAGTCTTTCGAGGACCAAGAACTCAGATGATCActttgcagctcatcgattACCATACCTTGATTACCACGAGATGCCGACTTCACCCATACCGGGTGTTAATAATACCACGGATTTCCAATACATGCAGCAAGCCACCCAAAATCTATCGTCGGTTTATCTTCATTCATCCGACAGACTTTCACAAAGTAAACTTTGCGAGCGTACCGCGTCGGCAGATTTCTTACCAATTGAGTTTAAAGCAGCGAGCGATCTTGGGTTGGAAGATCTCAAGCTTGTTTCTGAGGATAAACTGGAGGTAACCAGTCATTCTAGACCTAGTTGGTTACCACCGAAGGATCCTCAAGAGAGAAAATTACATGAAGAACAGATTTCCAAGAGTACGAGTATGGCGTCAATAGAACAATTAGACAGGAACAAGGAATCGCAAGAAAAGGCCATCAGAGATGAGACTAATAGACAGAAGTATGTTCTCTTACTGGCGAGGGACATTACGCGGAATTCTTCCCTGCGGGAcctcaagaagctcataTGGGAAACAGCGTTTAGCGATGAGACTCGAAATCAGGCTTATAATGACGTTTTACAGAGTAATGCCAGAACCATCACTGGCGAATTTTTGGAGCCATTCGAGGACATGATGAGGCTGCTGAACGAGATGGATTTCCCAAAAGGtaaagaagctgaaatcgAACAGCTAATAAAGGTTGGGGTTCGCTGCAAGATTGCAGGTAAAGATGGAGTTCCAAAAGAGTTGGCACTGATGCTCAAGCTAAAATCGATCTCGCAGCAAGGTCTGCAGTGTGGCGACGAGCTCTTGTTCCATCATTTCCTATCGAGCAAGTCCTTTAGCTCGCTGGAGCAAGTATGGGATGCTGTCAACCTGGTTCAAATGACATGCTTTAACGATCATTGCAAAGAGAAGTTCAATTCAAGGATATTGAACTCGCGCGGTATTGTCGCCCATTATCTCCTGCGAGGCGACGACTTCAAGGACGAGTTTAACGCATCTTGTTTGAACTCTTCCACCTGGTGGAACCTGATGGAGAGAGTCGACCACGCACTTTTCATGTGGATCATCGATATCATCGTAGTGGCCAACAGTCAGTGTTTCAAGAAAGTTCCGGTAAGCAAGCAAAACACCAAAGACAAAGGCTGGGAGGACTACCGGGCCAAGCACGTAGTGGTTAACTACAAGATCCTACTGTCGCTTGTTCTCAACGTCCTTCTGAACTACCATTTCGGCTTTAACGATCTCAAGAGTCTGTCGAGCCTTGATGACTCAAATTTTTGCATACCGATGCCTATGGATCATCTCCTAGACACCGACAGCGTGAACCAAATATTCGTTCGCAAGTGGCTTCActacttcaagaaattctaA
- the YPQ2 gene encoding Ypq2p (ancestral locus Anc_5.408) — protein sequence MSCERSIWPIVSDINGSISFFCSFISLFPQILETFRDKTVEGLSPYFLLAWVAGDITTLSGAILTDQLMFQVAMALYFLLNDLFICGQYYYYGILYRNALATTGHESKPHVALTPSETHTGPTGSGSRKGSAIARALAVASAVGTSEAFPIKAALSSLVHRDLSHDDPPVPVPGNSSTSSLGRALAWTGAVCYVGARIPQLWKNYKRKSTDGISPFLFGTTLLSNVTYNLNVLTSCGFIGSSDRRAFVLNALPFLLGASVTILFDLVYFYQHYVLYAEDMNLRALEREQLRSSAEASPLLHE from the coding sequence ATGTCCTGTGAACGTTCGATATGGCCGATAGTCTCTGATATCAATGGCTCGATCTCGTTTTTCTGTTCCTTCATTTCGCTGTTCCCCCAGATCCTCGAGACGTTTCGGGACAAGACCGTTGAGGGTCTATCGCCATACTTCCTTCTGGCATGGGTTGCTGGTGATATCACTACGCTAAGTGGTGCCATCCTAACCGACCAACTGATGTTCCAAGTTGCGATGGCGCTGTATTTTTTGCTTAATGACCTGTTCATCTGCGGACAATACTACTACTATGGGATCCTCTATCGAAACGCTCTGGCGACCACAGGCCACGAATCAAAGCCTCATGTCGCTCTTACGCCCTCCGAGACCCATACAGGACCGACAGGCTCCGGATCTAGGAAGGGCTCCGCGATTGCAAGAGCGCTGGCTGTAGCCAGCGCTGTTGGCACCAGCGAAGCGTTCCCGATCAAAGCCGCGCTGAGCTCGCTAGTTCACCGGGATCTGAGCCACGACGATCCCCCAGTGCCCGTTCCAGGCAACAGCTCCACGAGCAGCCTGGGGAGGGCCCTGGCCTGGACGGGCGCTGTCTGCTACGTCGGCGCCCGCATTCCGCAGCTGTGGAAGAACTACAAGAGGAAGTCTACCGACGGCATATCGCCGTTCCTGTTTGGCACGACGCTGCTGAGCAACGTGACGTACAATCTGAACGTCTTGACGAGCTGCGGGTTCATCGGCAGTTCCGACCGCAGAGCGTTCGTGCTGAACGCTCTGCCGTTCCTACTAGGTGCCTCTGTTACGATCCTGTTCGATCTCGTCTACTTCTATCAGCATTACGTGCTGTACGCCGAGGACATGAACCTCAGGGCCCTCGAGCGTGAGCAGCTCCGCTCGAGCGCCGAGGCGAGCCCACTGCTGCACGAATAG